AAGTGTTAACAGGTAGAGATAAATCGATTTCATGTGACTAGGTTAATGAAAAAAGTGCACAATGATATAAAATTAACCGGTAATATAAAATGATTTCATTAGGGTAAATAGTTAGCTATAAATTATTTACTATTAGGTACTTCAAATCAAAGCGGTGGAGCAATTATCCGGTTTCTGTAAAAATTGGCAACACTGACTTTCAAAAAAATTTCTTTCTTTTACACCTCAAATTATGAGTATTTACCCAAACCCGCAGCATTTAACGGGCTCCCAAAAACCTGCTATCCCATTAAACTGTACTGGAATTTAATTGGATATAAGCACAACAGCAAAAGAATGAGACCATTAATCATTTATTTTTCGCTAGCATATCTAATCAGTTGGACTATCTGGTTCCCCTTATATAGCCCTGCTTTGGGCATTTATGGTTTACCCGTCCTTCCTTTTCATCACGGCATTGGTGGGTTAGGTCCATTGATTGCGTCGCTTATTACCACTTATATCATTGAAAAGAAGAATGGTGTTAAAAAATTAAGCATCCTACTATTTAAAGTAAAACCACTGGTTTACACCCTGGTAGCTTTGCTAAGCCCCTTTCTGCTGGCCGTTATGGCATCGCTGATTGATTTTATTGTCAATAAAACACCCATTAGTTTATCAGGTTTATTTGTGGCGAAAGAATTTCCGTCTTTCAGTTTCATACAATTCTTCCTTTACAACCTGCTTTTCTTCGGCTTTGGTGAAGAGGTAGGTTGGCGCGGGTTTGCCTTGCCCCGCCTGCAAAGCAGGTTCAATGCACTGGCAGCAAGCCTTATCCTGACGGTGTTCTGGGCTTTGTGGCACTGGCCCTTATTCCTGTATCGCCCCGGTTTTATGGATATGGGCATTAGCGGTACTTTTGGCTGGTTCTTTAGTCTCCTTACCGGCAGTATTTTACTCACCTGGTTATACAATTCATCCAAAGCAAGCATTTTGGTCTGTGCCATTTTTCATAGCACAGTAGATATTGCTTTCCTGGCTGATTTTACCAATAAA
This window of the Chitinophaga sancti genome carries:
- a CDS encoding type II CAAX endopeptidase family protein, with the protein product MRPLIIYFSLAYLISWTIWFPLYSPALGIYGLPVLPFHHGIGGLGPLIASLITTYIIEKKNGVKKLSILLFKVKPLVYTLVALLSPFLLAVMASLIDFIVNKTPISLSGLFVAKEFPSFSFIQFFLYNLLFFGFGEEVGWRGFALPRLQSRFNALAASLILTVFWALWHWPLFLYRPGFMDMGISGTFGWFFSLLTGSILLTWLYNSSKASILVCAIFHSTVDIAFLADFTNKNIINYMGVLITIWGIATIFLFKPRHLASTERIKK